DNA sequence from the Hoylesella buccalis ATCC 35310 genome:
CAATACTCGGATGAGGCACTGTTGGCCTGTGTCAAGTTGACAGAAAGGTATGTAACCGACCGTTTCTTCCCCGACAAGGCTATTGATGCCATGGATGAAGTGGGGTCGAAAGTGTTTTTACAGCACGCTGAAGTGCCTTCCTCTATCACCGACAAAGAAAAAGAAATCGATGCGGTTAAAATAAAAAAGCAAGAAGCTGTACGCAATCAGAATTTCGAATTGGCAGCCAGTTATCGAGACAAACAAACCGAATTGGAAATTGAGTTGGAAGACATGAACAAGCAATGGTCGTCCGGCAAGATGGACGAAAGGGTGAACATCACGGCGGACGAGGTTGCTGATGTTGTGTCAATGATGACCGGTGTGCCTGTTCAACGCATGGCAGAAGCTGAAGGCGTGAGGTTGAAGGGAATGGCCAAAGAGCTGAAAGACGCTGTCATTGCCCAAGATCCAGCCATCGACAAGTTGGTAAAGGCCATACAGAGGAATCGCATTGGATTGAAAGATCCGAACCATCCCATTGGTGCTTTCATGTTCTTGGGGCCTACTGGCGTAGGAAAGACCTATCTTGCCAAGAAATTGGCTGAGCACATGTTTGGTTCAACGGATGCGCTGATCAGGATTGACATGAGCGAATACACCGAGAGTTTCAATGTTTCGCGGCTCGTGGGAGCACCTCCTGGATATGTAGGTTATGAGGAAGGAGGACAACTAACCGAGAAAGTTAGGCGTCATCCCTACTCCATTGTTTTGCTGGACGAAATAGAAAAGGCGCACGGTAACGTGTTTAACACCCTGCTACAAGTGTTGGATGAAGGAAGATTGACGGACGGAAACGGTCGATTGGTTGACTTTAGAAACACCGTCATCATCATGACTTCGAATGCCGGTACACGCCAACTGAAGGAATTTGGGCGTGGTATTGGTTTCAATGCTGCCAACAATTTAGGTCCCAGCATGAATGATGAGGATAAGGAATACGCCCGCTCGATTATTCAGAAGAGCCTGAGCAAGCAGTTCGCACCAGAGTTTTTGAATCGTTTGGACGAAATCATTATCTTCGATCAGCTTGACTTGAATGCCATCAAGAAGATCATCAACATCGAATTGACGGGGCTATTCAAACGCATTGAAGGCATGGGATACCACATTCATGTTTCGGATAAGGCAAAAGAGTTTGTGGCTACAAAAGGTTATGACGTGCAGTTTGGTGCCCGTCCACTGAAGAGAGCCATTCAAACTTATATTGAAGATGGCGTTGCAGCACGCATTCTTTCGGGCGAACTCCAACCTGGTGACACCATCAACATCGAGAAAAAACCTGGAAAAGAAGAGCTGGTTTTCAAGTAATCAGTGCGGGCTTTGAATATAAATAAGCAAACATTCATGAACAAAAAGTCCCAAAGGTGATGATCATCTTTGGGACTTTTTGTTATATTTTGCATGGAAATGAGGAATCATCATTCCCATTCGATGGTCGAAGGCGGTTTCGAAGAAATATCGTAGCAAACCCTATTCACCCCTTTCACCTTGTTGATAATCTCGTTAGACACCTTTGCTAAAAACTCGTATGGCAAGTGTGCCCAGTCGGCAGTCATGGCATCCGTGCTGGTAACGGCACGCAATGCAACGGGATGCTCATAAGTTCGCTCATCCCCCATCACACCAACACTGCGAATAGTAGACAGCAATACGGTTCCAGCCTGCCACACTTTATCGTATAATGGCTCGCCATCGTCGCAAATCCAATCATGCAACGCACGAACATAAATATCGTCCGCCTCTTGTAAAATGGCGACCTTCTCGGGTGTAATGTCCCCAAGAATGCGGACAGCAAGGCCGGGACCGGGGAACGGATGACGCTTGATGAGATGTTCGGGCATCCCCAATTGGTAGCCCACTCGGCGCACTTCGTCCTTGAACAGCCACTGAAGAGGCTCGCAAAGTTGCAGATGCATGTCCTTTGGAAGGCCACCCACGTTGTGATGACTCTTGATAACCATGCCAGTAATACTCAAGCTTTCGATGCGGTCAGGATAGATAGTTCCCTGCGCTAACCACTTGGCATCGGTGATTTTCTTCGCTTCTGCGTTGAATACCTCAACGAAGTCGCGGCCGATAATCTTGCGTTTTTGCTCTGGATCGGTCACTCCTTTCAAGTCATCAAAGAACTTCTTGCTGGCATCAACGCCTATCACGTTCAGGCCAAGACCTTCATAAGCCTTCATAACATTGCTGAACTCATTCTTCCGCAACAAGCCATGGTCGACGAAAATGCAGGTCAAATTACGACCAATGGCTTTGTTCAAAAGTGTTGCACACACAGAAGAGTCAACGCCACCACTCAGTCCTAATATCACCTTGTCATTGCCCACCTGTTGCTGAATGCTCTCAACCGTGCTCTCAATGAATGATGCAGGGCTCCATGTTTGCTGGCTACCGCAGATGTCCACCACGAAGTTTTTCAACAAAGTGGTACCCTGTGTGGAATGAAACACTTCGGGATGGAACTGAACAGCCCATGTTGGATTCTTCTCACTGGCGTACGCTGCATACTTCACCTCGCCTGTACTGGCAATGACATGACAATCACTTGGAATGGCAGTAATGGTATCACCATGGCTCATCCACACCTGTGACTGCGGTTGGAAGCCCTTGAATAGCGGATCAGTTGCGTCAAACTTTTCCAAATGAGCGCGTCCATATTCGCGCGTACCCGTACTTTCTACCTTTCCACCATTGGTGAATGAGATGAACTGGGCGCCGTAGCAGATGCCCAAAACGGGGTACTTGCCTATGAAATCACTTAAGTCACACTTGAATGCCTCATGGTCATGCACCGAATACGGCGAACCACTCAGGATGACACCAATGACAGATTCGTCACCTTTAGGAAACTTATTATACGGTAATATTTCGCAGAAGGTATCCAATTCACGCACTCTTCGGCCAATAAGCTGTGTAGTTTGTGAACCAAAGTCTAAAATGATAATTTTCTGTTGCATATTGATGATATTACAGGATACTGATTCGTAATGTATAGAACGACACATTCCGCACAAGAACGAGCTAACTTATTAGTTACAGAATGCCCCACTCTGGTCTTCATGTCTTTCTATGGTACAAAGATAAAGGTTTTCGAGCAAATAACAAAGGGGTGCGAAAAAAATGTCGTTGAGCAAACAATTTTAGGCGCAATTGCTGAAACCTCATATAAAGATTTTACTGACCTACCACCAAAAAGTGGCATGCGCAATCCTTGAAGCGCATGCCACTAATATGATGTTTCACAACTAAATCGCTACAAAACGACAACGAATCATGCCTGTAAATCTTTGTCTTTGGCAGCGATTGACGTTGCCTCTGTACCAGAAACCGTACCTTTATCCTTGTCTGTATCGTCGTCCAGCTTCGCCTTGAGCTTATCACTGGCCGCCTCTATCTTTTCTATTTTTGTCTGCAAACGCAGGATTTCCTTCTCCTTAATCTCTATTTCTTCGCCTTGATTCCTGATGGTTGTCAATAGAGAATTCAGCTCTTCATTATCGATTTCTTCAGGATAAAGCGTATTCACCCGATTGATAAAGTCACCCAAGATGTTCATATAATTGGTAAAGGCATCGAAAGGACTGCTGTAAATGCCTCGATCCAATCCCACTCCAGACGATTTAGTGGTCATGAATCTAAAGTTGTTGCTGGCTTGTAAATAATCCCAATCCTGATTAATTCGCGGATCATTGGCGATTCTCACGCGATCAGCAACACTGTAAAGCTTGTTGAATGCCTCTCGCTGCATGGGGTTTCCAAGCCAAGCACTCACATCTCTCTCCTCATCATTCCAGCTAATTGTATCTGGAACATCCAAGGCACCAACGCTCTGGGTCTTTGAACATATCTCATAAGGAGTAGAAAAGACGATGTCTTTATGCTTTGCACAAAACGGCAATGCCTTTAAAAACTCAAGAATGTTGCTGTCCAAAGGCTGCGACATCCCTATGGCAGACAGATTCATGAAGATGTTGATTACCTGCTCTTTATCAGGAAGTTCAGCGATTCGGTTGATATAATTGTCGGCAAACAAAGGATAACCTTCCCATGAACGGTTATTGAAACGCAATGAGATGTCGTCACTCAATTCCACGTCACGCAATAAAAGTTTCAGCTTTGGCGCCAACGTACAATGATAAACATAATGAGGCGATTTCCATCCCAGCACCTGTTTGGCGCCCTCTGTCAGCATACCATCAAACCCCATTTGTGAAACTTGCAGTCCGATGTCATCACTGTAAATCAATGACGAATTGCGTAGTACACGAGGTTTTTGGCCGAAATACTCTTCCATCTTCTTGCACTGGCGCTTCACCTCTGCTGCAAAACATTCCTCATTAATCAGCGATGAAAGACCGTGCGAATAGGGTTCGGCCAAGAACTCCACGCATTTTGTTTCGTTGAGTTCTTGCAATTTCTCAAGCACTTGCGGTGCATGAATCTCCATTTGCTCTATCGCCACGCCTGAAAGAGAAAAGGCCACCTTGAAATATCCATTGTGCGTCTTAATCATGTCCAACAGGGTGTTGAGGGCTGGCATGTACGATTGATTGGCAATCTCTGTCATAGACCGCTCATTCTCATAGTCATCATAATAATAATGGTCGGTACCAATGTCAAAAAAGCGATAACGCTTCAGATGCCTAATCTGATGTATTTCGAAATATAGACAAATTGTTTTCATTGTTATTTATAGGTTTTTCGTTATTTCACACATATCTATCACACTTAACGCCAGCCCATCGTACGCTCGTAAAGCTCTCTAATCCACACGCCAACCTTCTCCCATGTAATCTGATCAACCTCTTTCTTTCCCTCTGTTTGCAGGTAGGTGAACAGACTTTCATTGTGACAAATGGAGTAGATGGCATCCGCCAGGGCATGAATGTCCCAATAGTCAACTTTGATACAGTTGGTCAAAATTTCGGCACATCCGCTCTGTCTGGAGATGATGGAGGGTGTACCACATTGCATTGCCTCTAGCGGAGAGATGCCAAACGGCTCACTCACAGACGGCATGACATACACGTCAGAAGCCTTCAAACACTCGTACACCTGTTTTCCACGTAGGAATCCAGGGAAATGAAAGCGATGTGCAATACCTCGCTGAGCCGCCAGATAAATCATTTGATCCATCATATCGCCCGACCCTGCCATGCAAAAACGTACATTGTGTGTGCGATGAAGCACCATATTAGCAGCCTCAACAAAGTATTCAGGACCCTTCTGCATGGTCAAACGCCCTAAAAAAGTGACGACTTTCTCTTTCCCCCGGTGGTCCGCACGAGGGATATCTTGCAATTCTTGCCGCAGTGGATAAACAGCATTGTGCACCGTAAAGCACTTTCGGGGATCTTGATGATACTGATTAATGACCGTTTGCCGAGTCAGCTCACTCACACACATGATACAGTCGGCATTGTCCATTCCGTTTTTCTCCATGCTATAAACGGTTGGATTCACCTTGCCCCTGCTACGGTCAAAGTCGGTTGCATGCACATGAATGCATAGTGGTTTTCCGCTCAC
Encoded proteins:
- a CDS encoding ATP-dependent Clp protease ATP-binding subunit, translating into MTSQFSPKVSEVLAFSREEATRLASRSVGPEHLLLGMLREKDSLVQNVFTRLNINLPTVKAELENRVRIEEINEPINTSELVLNERASNILKLAVLEARIQHTQTVDVHHLLLAILHDQANNGAKEILETNNMNYEDTLTYLRRMAKPTSSRLDLPDEEEEAEFDSRGQQTAHNQSNVAPSTTTQSRKGNGKTPILDNFSTDLTQAAREGKLDPVVGRDKEILRVIEILGRRKKNNPILIGEPGVGKSAIVEGLAQLIAKHKTSPVLFNKRVVSLDMTAIVAGTKYRGQFEERIRALLKELEQNPDIIVFIDEIHTLIGAGSTPGSMDAANIMKPALARGVIQCIGATTLDEYRNSIEKDGALERRFQKVLIEPTTTEETLQILKNIKERYEQHHHVQYSDEALLACVKLTERYVTDRFFPDKAIDAMDEVGSKVFLQHAEVPSSITDKEKEIDAVKIKKQEAVRNQNFELAASYRDKQTELEIELEDMNKQWSSGKMDERVNITADEVADVVSMMTGVPVQRMAEAEGVRLKGMAKELKDAVIAQDPAIDKLVKAIQRNRIGLKDPNHPIGAFMFLGPTGVGKTYLAKKLAEHMFGSTDALIRIDMSEYTESFNVSRLVGAPPGYVGYEEGGQLTEKVRRHPYSIVLLDEIEKAHGNVFNTLLQVLDEGRLTDGNGRLVDFRNTVIIMTSNAGTRQLKEFGRGIGFNAANNLGPSMNDEDKEYARSIIQKSLSKQFAPEFLNRLDEIIIFDQLDLNAIKKIINIELTGLFKRIEGMGYHIHVSDKAKEFVATKGYDVQFGARPLKRAIQTYIEDGVAARILSGELQPGDTINIEKKPGKEELVFK
- a CDS encoding glycosyltransferase family 4 protein, with translation MKVLMFGWEYPPHILGGLGTASFGITEGLKAQGDMEITFCLPKPWGDEDQSNAHVVAMNNVPIAWRDVDADYVKSRIGNITDYQEYYRFRDHIYADFNYMNVNDLGCLEFSGRYPDNLHEEINNYSIVAGVVARSLDFDIIHAHDWLTYPAGIHAKQVSGKPLCIHVHATDFDRSRGKVNPTVYSMEKNGMDNADCIMCVSELTRQTVINQYHQDPRKCFTVHNAVYPLRQELQDIPRADHRGKEKVVTFLGRLTMQKGPEYFVEAANMVLHRTHNVRFCMAGSGDMMDQMIYLAAQRGIAHRFHFPGFLRGKQVYECLKASDVYVMPSVSEPFGISPLEAMQCGTPSIISRQSGCAEILTNCIKVDYWDIHALADAIYSICHNESLFTYLQTEGKKEVDQITWEKVGVWIRELYERTMGWR
- a CDS encoding glycoside hydrolase family 57 protein produces the protein MKTICLYFEIHQIRHLKRYRFFDIGTDHYYYDDYENERSMTEIANQSYMPALNTLLDMIKTHNGYFKVAFSLSGVAIEQMEIHAPQVLEKLQELNETKCVEFLAEPYSHGLSSLINEECFAAEVKRQCKKMEEYFGQKPRVLRNSSLIYSDDIGLQVSQMGFDGMLTEGAKQVLGWKSPHYVYHCTLAPKLKLLLRDVELSDDISLRFNNRSWEGYPLFADNYINRIAELPDKEQVINIFMNLSAIGMSQPLDSNILEFLKALPFCAKHKDIVFSTPYEICSKTQSVGALDVPDTISWNDEERDVSAWLGNPMQREAFNKLYSVADRVRIANDPRINQDWDYLQASNNFRFMTTKSSGVGLDRGIYSSPFDAFTNYMNILGDFINRVNTLYPEEIDNEELNSLLTTIRNQGEEIEIKEKEILRLQTKIEKIEAASDKLKAKLDDDTDKDKGTVSGTEATSIAAKDKDLQA
- the guaA gene encoding glutamine-hydrolyzing GMP synthase produces the protein MQQKIIILDFGSQTTQLIGRRVRELDTFCEILPYNKFPKGDESVIGVILSGSPYSVHDHEAFKCDLSDFIGKYPVLGICYGAQFISFTNGGKVESTGTREYGRAHLEKFDATDPLFKGFQPQSQVWMSHGDTITAIPSDCHVIASTGEVKYAAYASEKNPTWAVQFHPEVFHSTQGTTLLKNFVVDICGSQQTWSPASFIESTVESIQQQVGNDKVILGLSGGVDSSVCATLLNKAIGRNLTCIFVDHGLLRKNEFSNVMKAYEGLGLNVIGVDASKKFFDDLKGVTDPEQKRKIIGRDFVEVFNAEAKKITDAKWLAQGTIYPDRIESLSITGMVIKSHHNVGGLPKDMHLQLCEPLQWLFKDEVRRVGYQLGMPEHLIKRHPFPGPGLAVRILGDITPEKVAILQEADDIYVRALHDWICDDGEPLYDKVWQAGTVLLSTIRSVGVMGDERTYEHPVALRAVTSTDAMTADWAHLPYEFLAKVSNEIINKVKGVNRVCYDISSKPPSTIEWE